In a single window of the Bactrocera dorsalis isolate Fly_Bdor chromosome 2, ASM2337382v1, whole genome shotgun sequence genome:
- the LOC125776343 gene encoding uncharacterized protein LOC125776343, which yields MVKFGELRIQQLKKELEGRNLPISGQKADLQARLREAMEADGINVDEFEFDGPETSTKVEEKVEEQRTSSSVDMNMLLVAIKQMAENAVQTENRLAQQIAENTSQLESRLTQQHRLVQQITENTTQLQKQVQEKFSKFEDELSTLKNDEENLKAEVLQLSNRVRELQLHGPAPSTNNQRLKAPTFDGSIPFQIFKLQFEKTATANNWNAADKVASLFVSLKGPAAEILQTIPDCERDNYEALMSAIERRYGSEHRKQIYQIELQNRGQKMNESLQKFATEIERLAHLANADAPVDYIERVKIQCFINGIRDVDTKRATYALPKERLLKRFRTPSHRKELRY from the coding sequence atggttaaattcggagaattgagaattcagcaattaaaaaaggaactggaggggcgtaatttgccgataagcgggcaaaaggcggatctgcaggcacgattacgtgaagcaatggaagcggatggaattaatgtcgacgaattcgaatttgatggcccagaaacttctacaaaggtagaagaaaaagtagaagaacaacgaacatcatcaagtgtggacatgaacatgctgttagtggctattaagcaaatggcagagaatgcagtgcaaaccgaaaatcgtctggcacagcaaatagctgaaaatacatcacagttagagtctcgccttacacaacaacatcgtttggtacaacagatcacggaaaatactacacaactacaaaaacaagtgcaagagaaattttcaaaatttgaagacgaattaagcactttaaaaaatgacgaagaaaatttaaaagcagaagttcttcaattaagtaatcgtgtgcgagaactgcaactgcatggccctgcaccatcaacaaataatcaaagattgaaggcacccacattcgatggaagtattccatttcaaattttcaaacttcagtttgaaaagacagcaacggccaataactggaatgcagcggacaaagtagcgtccttgtttgtatcattgaaaggacctgcggcagaaatccttcagactattccagactgtgaacgggacaactatgaggcattgatgagtgcgatagaaagacgatatggtagtgagcaccggaaacaaatataccagatcgaactgcaaaataggggccagaagatgaacgagtcattgcaaaagttcgcaactgaaatagaacgactggctcatttggcaaatgcagatgcacctgtggattacattgagagggtaaaaattcaatgtttcataaatggaattcgtgatgtggacactaaacgcgccacatatgcattgccaaaggaacgtttgctgaaacggtttcgtacgccctcacacaggaaagagcttcgctactaa